CCACAATTAATGACCGCACTTTTTTGATATGCCACCGTCATGTGATTAAAGGGACAACGTTTTTGCGTGAATTTGATAATTTCTTGAGCAGACGTTGGCACATTACGATATGCCACAATATCATTTACATTTTCACCAAATTCAGCAATTTGTCCGCCAAAGATAATGGTTTCAGGATGTTGTTCAATAAACGCCACCTGTTTTTCAAAACGATCAGGCACGCAAATATCATCGGTATCCATACGGAAAACCCAGTCATAATCACAATGCAATAAACCTTCGTTCAAGGCTTTGCCTAAGCCTCGATTTTGCGGCAATTTAACTAATTTTAATGGCAGTTTTGTTTCAAACTCCGTCACAACAGATTCTAATTCTGGCGTTACTGCGCCATCAAATACCAATACAATTTCATCTGCTTGATGAGTTTGTGCCACAAGACTTTCAAAACATTCCCGCAAGAATTGAGGATTTTCCTTAATATATAAGGACATAAGGACTGAAAATTTCATTTTATTTTCCTACATAAACCGTTTTAAATTAATGGCTAATTTTGGTGAAATTAAAATAACCAACGTAATAATGAATTGCTTAATGCTTTTTGTTTTCTTAAAAAGATCAAAATAATATTTTGCCGCTTTACGCGATAAATTCATGATATGGGGATAAGCCAAAATATAACTCGCATTAATATCAAAATTACGAGCTTGCTCTACTGTTTTCACATAATATTCGCGAATATAATCAATGGCTTTTTGCGTGTTGGTAGTATCCGTAGACACACTTGAACGTTTAGTATGGAAAGTACAATAAGTCAGTGGTTCATTAATTTTATAAGGTTTAAAACTCGGCTCTTGTAGCAGTTTTAACAAGAAATCATAGTCTTCCAAAGAACGAAGTGCGGTGGATAATCCGCCTATTTTTAAAAACATCTCTTTTTTAATTGCAACCATTGGCATGCCACCAATCTTATTGGCTAACAAAATACGTTCTGTAGAGATTTCTTGGGGTTCAATCGGTTGAGTCACATAAGTAAACCCTTCATTGACCATTTCACACTTAGCTGGATGATAAATAAAATTAATGTCTGGATTTTGCTCAATAACTTGTAATACTTTTTCACATTTTTCCGGCATAAAACGATCATCATCATCGAGAAACAGCAACCAATCTCCCTTTGATGCACGCGCACCAATATTACGACTTTCCGCTGCACCTTGATTCGTTTCATTACGAATCACTGTAACTGGGAAAGAATAGCGTTGCTCAACGACGACTTTTTCTTTTGAGCAATCATCCACAATAATCACTTCAAAATGAGTCGATGTTTGTTGAGTTAAACTTTCTAATAAAGCAGGCACTTCTGCTTTTCGATTATAAGAAGGCACAATAATGCTTAACATAATTCCTTCCTTTAATTAGCCAAATTTTTCTTAATCGCAAAGATTTTTTTCAATGGATATTTCATTAATTTTTTAAACAAATTATTAGATAAAGATCCACGAATACTTTCTAAATTGCTTATCAATACA
This portion of the Haemophilus haemolyticus genome encodes:
- the lsgF gene encoding lipooligosaccharide biosynthesis galactosyltransferase LsgF; the protein is MKFSVLMSLYIKENPQFLRECFESLVAQTHQADEIVLVFDGAVTPELESVVTEFETKLPLKLVKLPQNRGLGKALNEGLLHCDYDWVFRMDTDDICVPDRFEKQVAFIEQHPETIIFGGQIAEFGENVNDIVAYRNVPTSAQEIIKFTQKRCPFNHMTVAYQKSAVINCGGYEDLQEDYYLWIKLVAQGLYVANLPDILVYARVGNGMVSRRRGVNQAKAEWRLFKLKYRLGIQGLLSGLFTFALRFGSRLLPTSLLKSLYQTFLRK
- the lsgE gene encoding lipooligosaccharide biosynthesis N-acetyl-glucosamine transferase LsgE, producing the protein MLSIIVPSYNRKAEVPALLESLTQQTSTHFEVIIVDDCSKEKVVVEQRYSFPVTVIRNETNQGAAESRNIGARASKGDWLLFLDDDDRFMPEKCEKVLQVIEQNPDINFIYHPAKCEMVNEGFTYVTQPIEPQEISTERILLANKIGGMPMVAIKKEMFLKIGGLSTALRSLEDYDFLLKLLQEPSFKPYKINEPLTYCTFHTKRSSVSTDTTNTQKAIDYIREYYVKTVEQARNFDINASYILAYPHIMNLSRKAAKYYFDLFKKTKSIKQFIITLVILISPKLAINLKRFM